GGTCCTCATGGTGGAGCGGACGGCCACCCCCGCGGACATCAAGAAGGCCTTCTACCGGGAGAGCCGCGGGTACCACCCGGACCGCTACTTCCACCTGCAGAACAAGGAGCTCAAGGAGCGGGTCAACGAGCTCTACAAGCGCGTCACCGAGGCCTACTACGTGCTCAGGGACGACGCGAAGCGCCGGCAGTACACGGCGGACATCTCGGGCCCCGAGCGCGCCCAGAAGCTGCGCTTCACCGAGTCCTCCGAGGCCGAGACGCGCGCCGCCTCCAAGCGTCAGGTGGAGGAACAGATTGGCGTGCACCCCAAGGGGCGCCAGTTCTACCAGACGGGCGCGGCGGACGCGGACGCGGGCCGCTGGGCCTCGGCCGAGCGCAACCTGAAGATGGCGCTCACCTATGAGCCAGCCAACACCCGCTACAAGGAGAAGCTGGCCGAGGTGCAGAAGGTTCTGCAAGAAGAGGCGCGCAAGCAGGGAGACGCCTTCAAGATCCGCTGACGGACACCCGGCGAGCGGGGGAGCCCATGACCATCGATCTCATCATCCTGGGGCTGGTGCTCTTCTTCGCCGTGGTGGGCGCCCTCACGGGCGGCGCGAAGCAGATCGCCAACATGGTGGCGCTGGCGGTGGCGTGGTTCGTCTCACGCAAGCTGGGCCCGTTCGTGGGGCCGAAGCTGGCGGAGGCGCTCGGCGGCGTGCCGCTGCTCTTCGGCGTGGTGGTCGGCTCGCTGCTCATCTTCATCGGGGTGCTGGTGGCGGTCCGCTACGCGCTCACGTCCCTGCTGCAGCGGCTCTTCGGCGCCAGGAACCCGGAGAACCGGGGCGTGGACGGCGCCATCGGCTTCGTGCTCGGCGGAGCGAAGGTGGCGGCCATCTCCTACATCGTGCTCAGCGCGCTCGTCTTCGTCGAGCAGAACGTGGTGGTGGCGGGCAAGCGCCTGGGCGTGTCCCCCAAGGACTCGCTGAGCTTCGGGCTGGCGCGGCGCTACAACCTCTTCGAGATGACCCAGTTCGCCGCGGTGAAGGACCTGGTCGCGGTGAGCCAGGCGGCGACGAACCCGGAGAAGGCCCGGCGCATGTCGGACGACCCGGCCTTCAAGTCGCTGAAGCAGGACCCGCGCTTCCAGCGGGCCCTGTCGGACAAGCGCCTGCGCGAGGCCATGGAGCGAGGCGACACGCAGGCGGTGCTGCGCAGCAACCTCGTCCTCCAGCTCCTGCAGGATCCCCAGTTCGTGGCCCGGCTCGGGGCCGCGGCGCGGGCCTCCGAGCACGAGTGAGCCCCGGGCTCAGACGCCCAGGCTGGCGCCCGCCTCCAGCCCCGACAGACGGGCCCGGACGAAGCCATCGTCCACGGTGATGTCGCGGCGGCGGTGCTCCGGGGCCTCGAACATCACGTCCGCCATGACGTGCTCGAGGATGGAGCGCAGACCGCGAGCCCCCAGGCCCTTGTCCACGGAGAAGCGCACCACCTCGCGCAGGGCGCCCTCGGTGATCTCCAGCTCGATGCCGTCGAGCCCCAGCAGCTCCCGGAACTCCCGGACGATGGAGTCCGGGGGCTCGGTGAGCACGCGCAGCAGCTCCGGCTCGCCGAGCAGATCCAACTGCACCACCACCGGCAGGCGTCCGAGGAACTCGGCGAGCATGCCGAAGTCCACCAGTTGCTTGGTGGTGATGCGCCGGCGCACCTTGGAGGGCTCCTGGGCGCCGAAGCCCAGGGGCCGAGAGTCGACGTTGCCGCCGTACTCGTGCAGGTCGGAGAAGGTGCCCGCGCAGATGAAGAGGATGTCCCGGGTGTCGATGGGCACGAAGTCACCGCGATTCCACGCCTGGGTGACATTCATGGGGACGAAGACCTCGCGGCCCTCGAGCAGCTTGAGGAGCGCTTGCTGAACTCCCTCGCCGCCGATGTCCCGGCTGCCCGCCCCGTTGCGGGCGCCCTGGGAGCGCCGGGCGATCTTGTCCACCTCGTCGATGAAGATGATGCCCCGCTGGGTGTCCTCGACGGAGTGGTTGGCCTTGAAGAGCAGGTCGGCCACCATCACCTCCACGTCCTTCCCGTAGTACCCGGCCTCCGTGTACTCGGTGGCGTCCACGGTGGTGAACGGCACGGAGAGGATCTCCGCCAGGTTGCGGGCGATGTGGGTCTTCCCGCTTCCCGTCGGCCCGATGAGCAGGATGTTGGACTTCTTGAGCAGCGAGGTGCGTCGCATCCGGCGCGCCTGGACGCGCTTGAGATGGTTGTGGGCCGCGATGGCCACGGCCCGCTTGGCCGCGTCCTGCCCGATGACGTACCTGTCGAGCCGCTCGTAAATCTCCCTCGGGGTCATCAACGGCGAGTCCCTGCGTGCGGATGACTCCATGTACCCTCCCCTTGGCTCCATACGGGCTCTCGGACCTCCTTGGGGGAAGGGTAGGAATCCGATGGAGGACAGCCCACCCACGGCGCAGAGAAGGGGGGAGCCGCTGGGGCCGTTCGCCTGCCTGCCCCTCAACCAGGAGTTGAATGGCGGGGGGATTCCCGATACTTCCCGCGTCAATCGTTGTTGCAGCAAGTCCACCCATAGACCGGGAGAGCAGGAACGCCGATGCCACCGAACACCCCTCCGCACCGCTGGACCATCGCCGACGCCCAAGAGACGTACGGTATCCGCAACTGGGGCTCGCCCTACTTCGGCGTCAACGAGAAGGGTCACGTGTGCGTCCACCCGGACGGTCCCTCGGCTCCGAACATGGACCTGAAGGAGCTGGTGGACGAGGTGCGGCGCCGGGGTATCGGCCTGCCGTTGCTGATCCGTTTCACGGACGTGCTGCGCCACCGGGTGATCCACCTGAACCAGGCGTTCCGCAAGGCCATCGCCGAGCACAACTACAAGGGCCTGTACCAGGGCGTCTACCCCATCAAGGTGAACCAGCACCGGTACGTGGCGGAGACCATCGTCGAGACCGGCAAGCAGTTCGGCTACGGCCTGGAGGCCGGGAGCAAGCCGGAGCTGCTGGCGGTGATGGCGCTGCTGGACCAGGAAGACGCGCTCGTCATCTGCAACGGCTACAAGGACGAGGAGTACGTCGAGACGGCGCTGCGCTTCTCGCGCCTGGGCCGCAAGGTGATTCTCGTGGTGGAGAAGCCCTCGGAGCTGCCGCTCATCGCCGAGGTGGCGCGCAAGACGGGCATCCAGCCGCGGCTGGGCATGCGGGTGAAGCTGTCCACCCGCGGGGCCGGCAAATGGGAGGCCTCGGGCGGAGACCGCTCCAAGTTCGGCCTGTCCTCCTCGGAGCTGATGAGCGCCATCGGCTTCATGAAGGAGACGGGACTGCTGCCGTGCTTCGAGCTGCTGCACTTCCACCTGGGAAGCCAGATCTCCAACATCCGCAACGTGAAGAACGCGTTGCGCGAGGTGGGCCGCTTCTACGTGGAGGTGGCGCGCCTGGGGGCTCCGCTGAAGTACCTGGACGTGGGCGGCGGCCTGGGCGTGGACTATGACGGCTCGCAGACGAACTTCACCTCGTCCATGAACTACACCACGGAGGAGTACGCCAACGACGTGGTGTTCTCCGTGATGGAGGCGTGTGACAGCGCGGGTGTGGCGCACCCCAACCTGGTGTCCGAGTCGGGCCGCGCCGTGGTGGCGCACCACGCGGTGCTGGTGGTGGACGTGCTGGGCACCAGCGAGTTCGATCCGGTGAGCGTGCCGGAGAAGGCGGACGACAAGGCGCCCTCGGTGGTGCGCAACCTGATGGCCACCTTCAAGGACGTGACGAACAAGAACCTGCTGGAGGCCTACCACGACGCCCAGGACTACAAGGAAGAGACCCTGACGCTCTTCTCCCTGGGACACCTGTCGCTGGAGCAGCGGGTGATGGCGGAGAACATCTTCTGGGCGCTCTGCCACAAGATCATGCGGATCGCGCGTGAGTCGGGCGAGGTCCCCGAGGAGCTCGAGGCGCTGGAGAAGCAGCTGTCGGACACCTACTTCTGCAACTTCTCGGTGTTCCAGTCGCTGCCGGACTCCTGGGCGATCGACCAGCTCTTCCCCATCATGCCCATCCACCGGCTCAACGAGCGGCCGTCGCGGCAGGCGGTGCTGGCGGACATCACGTGTGACTCGGACGGGAAGATCGACCACTTCATCGACAAGCGCGAGGTGAAGGACGCACTCGAGCTCCACCCGCTCAACAACGATGACTACTACCTGGGCATCTTCCTGGTGGGCGCGTACCAGGAGATCCTGGGAGACCTGCACAACCTCTTCGGAGACACGCACGCGGTGCAGGTGTCGCTGGCGCCGAACGGGGGTTACCTGATCGACCACGTGGTGGAGGGCGACACGGTGACCGAGGTGCTCAACTACGTGAGCTACAACAAGGACGACCTGGTGGCGAAGCTGCGCAAGTCCACCGAGGTGGCGCTGCGCAACGGCCGGCTGACGCTGGACGAGTCGCGCCAGCTGCTGCGTTTGTACGAGGAAGGCCTGACGGGCTACACGTACCTGGAGCGCGAGGTGGACGCGTCCTTCGTCGCGGGCCACGGGCAGCAGCTGCGCCTGGTGCCGCAGGACGCGGGCGCTCCCGGCGGCAAGGCCCCCGTGCCGCCCACCGGCACCTGAGCCAGACGTAGCGCACAACAGCTGTAGCGAGAGCCCCGGGCACCCTCAGGTGTCGCGGGGCTTTCTCTTGGAACGCGAGGGGCCGAATTCGGGCAATCCACGGAATATCAGTTTAAGGTGTCGAGCATGACCCGACCCCTCTTCCGCCGAACAGGATTCGCCTTCCCCGGGCCCGCGCTGCTCTTGCTGCTCTGGAGCCTGCTGCCCGGCTTCCTTCCCACCGCATCCGCCGCCACCGGAGATGGCAACCCCTCCGACACCAACATCGTGTACGTCGGGCGATGGGACAAGAGCGTCGCCAACGCCTACAAGAGCTACTGGTCGGGCGCCTACTTCCGGGTCAACTTCACGGGTACGAGCGTGCGGCTCCGGCTCGCCGCGGCCGCCCACCTGCATTTCAGCATCGATGGCAGGCCCGACGTCGACCTTCCCGGCGCCACCGGGACCGTCAATCTGACGCCCACGCCGCTGGCCGCGGGGGTCCACACCCTGCGGGTCGCCGTCCACTCCGAGTTCGATGTCATGCAGTTCCAGGGACTGGTGCTGGACGCCGGGGCGACCACACAGGCGCCCGCTGCCCGGGCCCATCGCATCGAGTTCATCGGGGACTCCATCACCGCGGGCTGCTGCGCGCTGAGCGAGTGGGCCCTGAGTGATTACGCGTGGCGCGTGGGGGAGATCCTCAACGCCGACCACACGCAGATCGCCTACTCCGGAATCTGTCTGCAGAACGGAGTCAAATGCTCCTCTCCGAACAGCCTCGGGATGAGCCAGCAATACTTCAAGCTGCAGACCGTGGACTATCCGTCCTCGCCCGCGTGGGACTTCAGCCGGTACCAGCCCGATGCCGTGGTCATCAACCTGGGCACCAACGACCACAACTTCGGAGTCTCCGACGCCACCTTCCAGGCCACCTACACCACGTTCCTGCAGGACCTCCGGGCGCGCTACCCCAGTGCCTGGCTCTTCGCGGTGCGCCCCTTCGGCGGGTACAAGGCCGCGTCCACGGTAGCGGCCGTCAATACCCGCATCTCCGCGGGAGACACCCGCCTGGCCTACGTGGACACCACGGGCTGGGTCACGGTCGGCACCTCGGACTACAGCCCTAACGACAACCTCCACCCGTCCGACAGTGGCCATGTGAAGATCGCCAACCTTCTGGCGCCGTTCATCGCCAAGACGGTCCGATGGGATGTCCCCTTCTCGGATGACTTCACGGATGGCAACGCCAATGGCTGGCAGACCTACGGGGGCGCCTGGTCCGTCTCCAGTGGCAAGCTGACCGTCGCGGCCAACCCGGGGGCCAAGGCCGTGGCCTACGGCCCCCAGTTCTCCAACTTCACCTACGACGCCGATGTCTCCCCGGGAGCCACTGGCAACGCGGGACTGGTGTTCCGCGCCAGCCGGTTGGCGATCGGCCCGGATGCCTATCAGGGCTATTACGCCGGCATCAATGCCAACACCGTGGTCCTGGGCCGGGCGGATGGCGGCTGGACCGTCCTGTCGGCCGTGGCGATTCCCACCTCCACGAATCCCACGCGGCATCTGCGCGTGGTGGCCGTGGGCTCCTCCTTGAAGGTCTACGTCGATGACATGGTGACGCCCCGCATCTCCGTGACGGATGCCACCTTCGTGTCCGGAGCGGTGGGCGTCAGGACCTTCGAGGCTCAGGCCACGTTCGACAACCTGTCGGTCCGCGCCCCCTCCCGCTTCGAGTCCTCCTTCCAGGGCTATTTCATTCGCCACCAGGACTCACGGGGGAAGATCAGCAACTTCATCTCGCCCGCGGAAGACGCGGAGTGGAGGCTCGTCCCGGGTCTGGCGAACGCCTCGGCGATCTCCATCGAGTCCGTGAACTACCCCGGCTACTACCTGCGGCACCGCGACGGCCAGATCTGGATGGACGCCAACAACGGCACGGCGCTGTTCCAGGCGGATGCGACCTGGTGGAAGCGCGCCGGACTGGCGGACAGCACGCGGATCTCCTTCGAGACCTACAACTTCCCGGGCAGCTACATGCGGCATCGCGGCGGCCTGCTCTACTCGGAGCCCATCTCCACGAGCCTGGATCGCAGCGACGCGACGTTCCGCGAGTATTGAGCGGGAAACACGCGTCAACACGGGCTGCTCGGACACCCGGGCGTCTTCGCCACCAAGACGGACTGCGACTACACCGAGTACAACTGGCCGCATGGGAGTGATCGGCCCACCCGCTCCCGCCAACTCCACGCCGTAATCGCCCCCTGAGCTCATCATCGAGGGACTCGAGCTGACGCGCTACAGTTCCACGCGCAGCAGGAAGAGGCGGCCGCGGCTCGCCGTGACGCGTGTCCCTCCCAGCTCGGCCTCACCCCACACCGTGCCGAGCACGAGGAGCGCGCCGTCCGGCAGCGGCGCCACCTGGGCCACCCTGACGCCCGACTGGCCCTCGCCGCCCACCGCATGCAAACGATGAGTCGCGAGCAGCTCCGTGGTGGCGGAGCGCCGCCGGAGGATGCTGCCCGTCCCCGCCTCATCGCCCGAGAGCGTCACCACCTCCGCCGAAGGCGAGACCCAAAGGATGCGCTCGCCGCGTGGAAGCACCGCCACACTGTCCTCCCGTCCATCCACGTTCCCATGCAGCAGCAGGGGCGCGCAGGGGCTCTCCGTCGAGGGAACGCACTGCACCGGCTTGCCCGCGAAGGTGCTCTCTCCTCCGAAGACCCGAACGAGGGCGAGGTAGTCTCCCGATCGGGTGAAGAGCAGGGGCTCGAAGTACCCTGACAATCCCTTCAGCCCCCCGGAGGCCCGCGGAGTGCCGTCGGGCCCGAGCTGTCTCCACGCCGCATGGCGCCCTTCCGGATCCGACCACGGGGACGAGCCTCCCGCCAGCGCCGTGCCATCTTCCCGCGTCACCTGTCCCGACACGACGATGCCCAGGCTCGGTGCCTGTTTCCGGAAGACGAGTGAGCCCTCGGCGTCGTAACGCAGCACCCCCGCGGGTGGATTTTCATGGACGCAGTACCCTTCGAGCACCGTCACGCTGCCCGAGGCATCCAGGCTCAACGGGCCCGCATCGCACATCGCGTCCTGTCCCCAGAGGGGACGCCCGTCCGGCGCGTAACGCACCAGCAGGTGATTGCTCCTCAGAGGAGAGCTCCCCAGGTCCCCGCCATTCTGCTGGTGGGCCCACAGGAGCACGTCGCCTCCGGAGGTGATGGCGAGCTGCCCCCCGTACCAACCGGCTCCCGTGGTGACAGTCCGGGTCCACACGGGCTTCCCCTGGGGCGTGTACCGGCCCAGGTGGAAGCTGCGAACGGTCTCGGGGTCGGCGAGCCCCGCGGTGAGGGCGAAGCCGCCATCTGGGGCCACCGCCAGACTGTTGCCGAAGTACCCTTCGGGACTGAGCCTCAGCTCAGTCGTGCCGCGCAGTTCGAAAGCTTGGAGCTGGTCACTCCCCTCCACGGGGGGTGAAGGCTGGGGCTCTGGAGAGGAGGGCTGCTCCTCGAAATCCCGCTCCAGCACCTCCGGGCCCTCCGTTCGCGAACAAGCGAGCAGTCCCATCAGCGCGAGGCTCGCGAGCGAGCCGGACCCCCGTGCTCTTCCCCACCTGACCGCCATCGTGCGCCTCCCTGGTGCGTGCGAGACGCTGGGCATCCCCCTGGGTGGCGACAACCTCCGACCGCACGGCGTGTCACGGAGGGCACACCGGGCCGGGTCGGGCTACGGCCGTCTGGCGTGACGGCGGTCCAAGCCAGGTGGGGTAAGTCCTTTCAGGAGGGAGGTCCCGGTCGCGCTCGGGAGCAACTGGTCTGACAGTCAGACCAGTTCGTCCGGAGCGCGCCCGGAAGGTGCCCCATCCTTTCCTGCAAGAGCACCCCTGAAAGAACTGACTCCAGCTGGCTCAGTGCGCGCTCTCCTGGATCTCGGACGAGAGGGTCGGGAGGCCGCCCGGCTGGGTCAGCTCATTCATTCCCCGCCCCAGGTCTTCGCCCAACCGCTCGATGTGCCCGGCGGAGAGGAGCCGCCGCACGAGGGGAAAGAGCATGGAGCGCTCCTCGGCGACGTGCGCTTCGACGGAGGCGCGGAGTTGGACCAGGGCGGGCTCGAACTGCATGTCGCTGACGTCGAGGTGGATCAGCTGCGAGATCAACGCCTTGGCCTCGCCATGGTCATCATAGGCGTGATGAACCAGCTCATCCGTCTCGGCCAGCTTCACCTCCGGGTAGAAGTACCGCTCTTCCAACTGCGTATGCAGGGTGAGCAGCCAGGCGAGACGGTGGAACAGCTGGGCTCGCTCTTCCCCTTTCGCCACCGACACCTGCTGGAAAAGCAGCTCGGCTTCCTCGTGCTGCCGCGTCAAGAGCTCGATCGGGTCCATACCCGGGAGGCTCCGCATCGGAGCGGGGGCGGGCAAGCCGCTCATCCCTGAATGCTGGGCTGCCGGGCTGCCGTGGCCACAGCTCCCCGTCAGCCGTGTTTTACCTCCACCGGGGCGAGCGGCGTACCCTGCGCCGAGAGCCGCTCCTCCAGCCGGTTGCGGATGTAGTCCACGTGCAGGCGCAGGTCGTAGAACTCGTCCATGTAGCTCAGCGGCACCTTCACCCCGCCAATCTCATGATCGAGCTGCTCGAGGAGCTGCAGATCCTTGCGCACCTGCTCGGGGTCGGGCACGCCGCGCAGGCGCTCATCGATGACCCGCAGCCGCGCGTACCAGCGGTAGATGCGCGAGCGAATGCTCCAGCGATACACCGGCGGGGTGAGCCGCAACAGCGGCACCAGCACCACGAAGAGAGGGACGAGCAGGACGACGAACCGGTTGATGAGCGCCGCGAGCCAGAAGGGCAGCACGCGCCGCAAGAAGTCCGGGCCGTGCGTCAGGTAGTACCGCGACTGCTCGTTGACGGGCAGCTCGGTGAGCGTGTCATTGGGGAACGTCCCGGGCTCGCTGAGCAGATCCCCTCCCCGGTGGATCTGGACCGCGGCCTCGGCCAGCAACGCGACCACGGCGGGATGCACGTTCTTGCGCGCCACCAGCACCGCCGCGGGCGCCACCATCCGCACGTCCCGTTCCGGCAGGTTGTGCGCCAGATCCAACGAGCCGGGGTGCAACGTGACGGGAGACAGATAGCGGAACCGGCGAGCGTAGGAGTGGGCCTGCTCGAAGCTCATCAACCGCACCCCGGGCGTGGCCAGCAGCTCGGTGAGGAAGTGCGCGGTGGGCCCCACGACGAAGAGGGCCGCGTCGACCGACCCCTCACGCAGCGCCGCCACGGCCTTGTCCCCGCCCATGTCGACGAGCGTGGTGCCGGACTTCTCGCCCAGCGCTCCGCCCGCTTTCAGCAGCTCCAGGGCCAACGGCCGCACGCCACTGCCCTCCGCTCCGACCGCGATGCGCTTGCCCGCCAATTGGTCGATCCGTCCCAGTCCGGGCTCTCCCCGGTAGAACACCCACACCGGCTCCAGGTACAGGCTCGCCAGCGAGACCAGTCCCCGCCGGCGCTCCTTGTCGACGGGAGCCGTTCCACCCTGGACGATGGCGACATCGACACCGGAGTCCGGATCGCCCAGCAGCGCGTAGTTCTCGAGCGAGCCGGCCGTCTCCCGGACGACGAGCTCGATCCCCGCTGCCGCGAAGTGCTCGGCGTACTGCTGGGCCACCGCGTGGTACATGCCGCTGGCGGAACCGGTGGCGATGACGACCTTCCTGGGCGGAGCCGGTTCGACGAACTGCCACGTCACGGCCACCACCACCGCGAACACCACGGCCACCAGCGCGGCCACGCGCACCATGTCCAGACGCGACATCAGTGTCCGAGGACTCACGCTACGTTCTCCCTGCACAGACCCTCCTTCGGCTCCGGCCATTCTAGCGTGCGGGGCCCACCCATCTCCTGGGACTGGTCGCCCGACTGCATGGGAGGCAACTCCTCGGGAAGGAAGGAGCGCGCTGCTCATCACCCGACGGCTCGAAGTGACGTCCTCCTCACAGGGCGCGGTTCCAGGCGACAACGTGGAGCGCGAACCCCGGCTCCGAGCGACACACTCCCCTGCTTGGTACAATCGTCGCCGCAAGCATCCCGAGGAAAGCGCGACACATGGCTCGCAACATAAAGTGGGGGCTGTTGGCGATCGGCCTGGCCCTGGCTGGCTGCGGTGGAAGTGGAAACACCGGGACGGACGGAGGAAGCAACACGGACGGCGGTGGCAACTCCGGAACGAACGGTGGGGGGAGTCCCAGCGGCGACATCGGGGCCTCCCCTTCCATCCCCTGGATCAACGGCTATTCGGCCTTCGATGACACCTTCGACGCGTTCGATGCCACGCGTTGGCGCCGCTCGGACAACTGGGCCAGCAGCGAGGATTTCAACGCGGGCTGGCGCGAGGACCACGTGCGCTTCTCGGGTGGGAAGCTGGAGCTGCGGCTCGACGACCAGCCGTGCTCCACGGGAGGTGGGTGCTCTGGCCGGCCCTATGCCTCGGGCGAGTTCGCCTCCACCCGCTTCCACGGTTACGGGCGCTACGAGGTGCGGATGAGGCCCGCGCACGCCTCGGGCACGTTGACGGCGTTCGCCATCACCACGGGCCCGTTCGAGTGGACGCGCTGGGATGAGATCGACATCGCCTTCGTCGGGCTCAACACCCGCCGCTTCCAGGCGAGCTACATCACCGACGGGCAGCGGCGTGACACGGGCATCGACCTGCCCTTCGACGCCGCGGACGACTTCCACACCTACGGCATCGAGTGGACGCGCGAGGCCATCCATTGGTACGTCGACGGCAAGCGCGTCCACACCGAGACGGGGACTCGCGGACCCCTGCCCTCGCAGCCCGGAAGAATCCTCGTGAACTTCTGGCCCGGCGTCGGCCCCGCGACCGAGTCCTGGATGGGCCACTTCACCTACCCGGGAACGCCGCTGGCCTCCGTCTACGACGAGCTCCGCTACGGCCCGGCCGCGCCGACCGAGCTGCTGGAGGACTTCGAGACCTCCGGGCTCTGGAAGCAGGACGACCCGGGGGCCCAGATGAGTACCTGGCACCAGGAGGGACATCAGGGGCAGGCGCTCGTGATGAGCTACTGGGTCAAGGACTCATCGCACCCGAACGTCGCGCGCACCTTCGACACGCCCCGGGACTGGCGCGGAGCGCGCCATCTGAACTTCTGGTTCCGAGGCACCAACACCCAGGACCCCTTCCGTCTGGAGCTGCGCGACAACGGCGGCGGACTCGCGACGGCGGAGCGCTTCGAGTACCGCTTCCGGGATGACTTCGTCGGGTGGAAGTGGGTGAGCGTGCCCCTGAGCGCCTTCACCCGGCGGACGGACTGGCAGCCTGCGGGCGCGCCCAACGACGGGCTCACCCTGTCGGCCGTGCACGGCCTCTCCTTCGAGCCCCTGAGCGGCAACGGCAACACCATCCTGCTCGACGACATCCAGTTGGAGCGCTGAGCGCCGGTGCCGCCCAAGGGTCACGGGCCGTCTACGCGGAGCTCGCCACGCGCGCCGCCTTCCCGTCGAGGAACGCGAGCGTGGCGGCCCGCCCGTTGCTCACGAGTAGATCGATCTGCTGCTGCGTCAGATCGAAGTCCGTCGTCGGGATGTTCG
This is a stretch of genomic DNA from Archangium violaceum. It encodes these proteins:
- a CDS encoding CvpA family protein → MTIDLIILGLVLFFAVVGALTGGAKQIANMVALAVAWFVSRKLGPFVGPKLAEALGGVPLLFGVVVGSLLIFIGVLVAVRYALTSLLQRLFGARNPENRGVDGAIGFVLGGAKVAAISYIVLSALVFVEQNVVVAGKRLGVSPKDSLSFGLARRYNLFEMTQFAAVKDLVAVSQAATNPEKARRMSDDPAFKSLKQDPRFQRALSDKRLREAMERGDTQAVLRSNLVLQLLQDPQFVARLGAAARASEHE
- the clpX gene encoding ATP-dependent Clp protease ATP-binding subunit ClpX, with product MESSARRDSPLMTPREIYERLDRYVIGQDAAKRAVAIAAHNHLKRVQARRMRRTSLLKKSNILLIGPTGSGKTHIARNLAEILSVPFTTVDATEYTEAGYYGKDVEVMVADLLFKANHSVEDTQRGIIFIDEVDKIARRSQGARNGAGSRDIGGEGVQQALLKLLEGREVFVPMNVTQAWNRGDFVPIDTRDILFICAGTFSDLHEYGGNVDSRPLGFGAQEPSKVRRRITTKQLVDFGMLAEFLGRLPVVVQLDLLGEPELLRVLTEPPDSIVREFRELLGLDGIELEITEGALREVVRFSVDKGLGARGLRSILEHVMADVMFEAPEHRRRDITVDDGFVRARLSGLEAGASLGV
- the speA gene encoding biosynthetic arginine decarboxylase, encoding MPPNTPPHRWTIADAQETYGIRNWGSPYFGVNEKGHVCVHPDGPSAPNMDLKELVDEVRRRGIGLPLLIRFTDVLRHRVIHLNQAFRKAIAEHNYKGLYQGVYPIKVNQHRYVAETIVETGKQFGYGLEAGSKPELLAVMALLDQEDALVICNGYKDEEYVETALRFSRLGRKVILVVEKPSELPLIAEVARKTGIQPRLGMRVKLSTRGAGKWEASGGDRSKFGLSSSELMSAIGFMKETGLLPCFELLHFHLGSQISNIRNVKNALREVGRFYVEVARLGAPLKYLDVGGGLGVDYDGSQTNFTSSMNYTTEEYANDVVFSVMEACDSAGVAHPNLVSESGRAVVAHHAVLVVDVLGTSEFDPVSVPEKADDKAPSVVRNLMATFKDVTNKNLLEAYHDAQDYKEETLTLFSLGHLSLEQRVMAENIFWALCHKIMRIARESGEVPEELEALEKQLSDTYFCNFSVFQSLPDSWAIDQLFPIMPIHRLNERPSRQAVLADITCDSDGKIDHFIDKREVKDALELHPLNNDDYYLGIFLVGAYQEILGDLHNLFGDTHAVQVSLAPNGGYLIDHVVEGDTVTEVLNYVSYNKDDLVAKLRKSTEVALRNGRLTLDESRQLLRLYEEGLTGYTYLEREVDASFVAGHGQQLRLVPQDAGAPGGKAPVPPTGT
- a CDS encoding AbfB domain-containing protein, whose protein sequence is MTRPLFRRTGFAFPGPALLLLLWSLLPGFLPTASAATGDGNPSDTNIVYVGRWDKSVANAYKSYWSGAYFRVNFTGTSVRLRLAAAAHLHFSIDGRPDVDLPGATGTVNLTPTPLAAGVHTLRVAVHSEFDVMQFQGLVLDAGATTQAPAARAHRIEFIGDSITAGCCALSEWALSDYAWRVGEILNADHTQIAYSGICLQNGVKCSSPNSLGMSQQYFKLQTVDYPSSPAWDFSRYQPDAVVINLGTNDHNFGVSDATFQATYTTFLQDLRARYPSAWLFAVRPFGGYKAASTVAAVNTRISAGDTRLAYVDTTGWVTVGTSDYSPNDNLHPSDSGHVKIANLLAPFIAKTVRWDVPFSDDFTDGNANGWQTYGGAWSVSSGKLTVAANPGAKAVAYGPQFSNFTYDADVSPGATGNAGLVFRASRLAIGPDAYQGYYAGINANTVVLGRADGGWTVLSAVAIPTSTNPTRHLRVVAVGSSLKVYVDDMVTPRISVTDATFVSGAVGVRTFEAQATFDNLSVRAPSRFESSFQGYFIRHQDSRGKISNFISPAEDAEWRLVPGLANASAISIESVNYPGYYLRHRDGQIWMDANNGTALFQADATWWKRAGLADSTRISFETYNFPGSYMRHRGGLLYSEPISTSLDRSDATFREY
- a CDS encoding hemerythrin domain-containing protein — its product is MDPIELLTRQHEEAELLFQQVSVAKGEERAQLFHRLAWLLTLHTQLEERYFYPEVKLAETDELVHHAYDDHGEAKALISQLIHLDVSDMQFEPALVQLRASVEAHVAEERSMLFPLVRRLLSAGHIERLGEDLGRGMNELTQPGGLPTLSSEIQESAH
- a CDS encoding TAXI family TRAP transporter solute-binding subunit; the protein is MSPRTLMSRLDMVRVAALVAVVFAVVVAVTWQFVEPAPPRKVVIATGSASGMYHAVAQQYAEHFAAAGIELVVRETAGSLENYALLGDPDSGVDVAIVQGGTAPVDKERRRGLVSLASLYLEPVWVFYRGEPGLGRIDQLAGKRIAVGAEGSGVRPLALELLKAGGALGEKSGTTLVDMGGDKAVAALREGSVDAALFVVGPTAHFLTELLATPGVRLMSFEQAHSYARRFRYLSPVTLHPGSLDLAHNLPERDVRMVAPAAVLVARKNVHPAVVALLAEAAVQIHRGGDLLSEPGTFPNDTLTELPVNEQSRYYLTHGPDFLRRVLPFWLAALINRFVVLLVPLFVVLVPLLRLTPPVYRWSIRSRIYRWYARLRVIDERLRGVPDPEQVRKDLQLLEQLDHEIGGVKVPLSYMDEFYDLRLHVDYIRNRLEERLSAQGTPLAPVEVKHG
- a CDS encoding family 16 glycosylhydrolase — protein: MARNIKWGLLAIGLALAGCGGSGNTGTDGGSNTDGGGNSGTNGGGSPSGDIGASPSIPWINGYSAFDDTFDAFDATRWRRSDNWASSEDFNAGWREDHVRFSGGKLELRLDDQPCSTGGGCSGRPYASGEFASTRFHGYGRYEVRMRPAHASGTLTAFAITTGPFEWTRWDEIDIAFVGLNTRRFQASYITDGQRRDTGIDLPFDAADDFHTYGIEWTREAIHWYVDGKRVHTETGTRGPLPSQPGRILVNFWPGVGPATESWMGHFTYPGTPLASVYDELRYGPAAPTELLEDFETSGLWKQDDPGAQMSTWHQEGHQGQALVMSYWVKDSSHPNVARTFDTPRDWRGARHLNFWFRGTNTQDPFRLELRDNGGGLATAERFEYRFRDDFVGWKWVSVPLSAFTRRTDWQPAGAPNDGLTLSAVHGLSFEPLSGNGNTILLDDIQLER